The Methanosarcina barkeri MS DNA window CTTCCGCATCATTGGTAAGCTTTTCCATTTCTTCATATGAGGTTTCCGGCTTTACGAACTTGACAAGTTCAACCTTATTGAACTGGTGTTGACGGATAATGCCTCTGGTGTCCTGACCGTGTTTTCCGGCCTCGCGCCTGAAACAGGCAGTATACGCTGTAAGGAAGACAGGCAGTTTTTCAATATAATCGTCCATAAAGAGATTGGTTACAGGGACTTCTGCTGTAGGTGCAAGATAGTAACCATCAGTACACAGATACATATCATCCTTAAATTTAGGCAACTGACCTGTACCAGTCATAGCTTTTTCATTGATAAGTACAGGTGGAAAAACTTCAGTATAACCCTGTCTTTCATGTACATCCAGCATAAAGTTTATGAGCGCTCTTTCGAGTTTTGCGCCCATTCCTTTATAGACTGTAAAACCCTGACCTGCAATCTTGGCTCCTTTCTCAAAGTCGAGTATATCCAGTGCTTCTCCGATATCCCAATGGGGCTTTGGAGTAAACGTGAACTTTCTTGGCTCGCCAACGACCCTTACAACTGGATTATCATTCTCGTCCTTACCTACCGGAGTTGTCGAAGATGGGATATTGGGGATTTGGAGCATTATTTCATGTATTTTTGACTTGTAATCACGTATTATATCATCGATTTCTTTTATACGGCTATTAATGCCTTGCATTTCCTCTATCTTGGATAAAGTATCTTTATTTTCTTTCTTTAGCTTCGCTATCTCACGGGTGACCACATTGCGCTTATGTTTTAGCTCATCACCTTCGGTGAGACATTTTCTCCACGCTATATCATACTCAAGAAGGCTATCTATAAGCTCAGTGCTCATATTCCTATTAATGAGAGCGTGTCTAACTATATCGGGACTATTACGTACAAGTTTAAGATCCAGCATATTAAGCCCGAGATATCCTGCATGTGAGAGAATATATATTTTGTGATTTTTCGGGTGTAAAGCTGTTATGAAAATCAGCAAAGTTGAAAAAGAAGAGAAAGAACAGGAAAATATTAAGATAAAAAATAAAATTAAAAAATCCGGAATTTTAACTGCTTGCAATTAAAACCACATTATTTATTAATACCTGCTCTGTTAGGATTTCAGGCAAGAAGTCTTCCATATGGACTTTCTTCAAAGTAACTGACAGACTGTTTGGCTGTCTCATTAGATCCTTTGGAATCCGAACCCAAAAGTAGCCTTGAAATACTTGCCTTGTTCATATATTCAACTTT harbors:
- the serS gene encoding serine--tRNA ligase; protein product: MLDLKLVRNSPDIVRHALINRNMSTELIDSLLEYDIAWRKCLTEGDELKHKRNVVTREIAKLKKENKDTLSKIEEMQGINSRIKEIDDIIRDYKSKIHEIMLQIPNIPSSTTPVGKDENDNPVVRVVGEPRKFTFTPKPHWDIGEALDILDFEKGAKIAGQGFTVYKGMGAKLERALINFMLDVHERQGYTEVFPPVLINEKAMTGTGQLPKFKDDMYLCTDGYYLAPTAEVPVTNLFMDDYIEKLPVFLTAYTACFRREAGKHGQDTRGIIRQHQFNKVELVKFVKPETSYEEMEKLTNDAEEILKLLKLPYRVVNLCTGDIGFSAAKTYDLEVWVPTQEKYREISSCSNFENFQARRANIRFRTPDGPQFVHTLNGSGLAVGRTVVAILENYQREDGSVEIPEVLRPYLGGATEIRKEV